Genomic segment of Aquarana catesbeiana isolate 2022-GZ linkage group LG09, ASM4218655v1, whole genome shotgun sequence:
agaggcccttgtcctcatcaacatggggacaaggtgctttggggtgggggggccccgcagggcgccccctccccaaagcaccaaccccccatgttgagggcatgcggcctggtacggttcaggagggggggcggcgctcgctcgtccccaccccctttcctgaccggccgggctgcatgctcgaatcggggtctggtatggattctaggggggaccccacgccgttttttcgccgtagagggttccctttaaaatccataccagacctaagggcctggtatgacccgcactcgccgcaataggaaaatttgtttttcctattgcagcgagcgcaaaatgcaataccctacccttgcgtcgtatctggtccgttggaccagcacacagacgagcggactttccgtcagaaaccgagtccgatggaaagatttaaaacatgtttcaaatctaggtccggcggacttttgggaaaaagtccgccagagcctacacacggtctgattgcAGAGTCCACCGGACCAAGAATGCGAAAGGTCCGAAAAGTGTGTACATTATATAGTGTGGCATTATAGTTAGGTAAAGCTAGTCATGTAATCCAGGTACCCATGCCTGACAAAAGCATAGGCAAGTTCTGAACTTGCACTACAGttacaggataagttcacctttggaacatgttaatgttccacccatatttagggtgcaacatgtaCCATGATCAAactcctgcctcctctcctcccctttttaaaagtgctccacccacacagctgcgTCATTCACCGATTTttgtgaataaactacaagtcctgtctgctaGTTTCAGTGGGCCGTGGGGGCGCTGATGAAAGCTCTTGTAGTCTACTGACATGTCCTCCAGCTTTATAACAGAAAACCAGAGGACGTGTCTGCAGGGGCCCACATTGCACTCATGATCTACTGATcgagggtgcaatgctttccagcctcctgcaggaaaaaaataaatgcacatctgatttctgcaaaaaatatgcatttattattttttttcgatacaggtgagcttatcctttaacaccttgccgaccagccaccgtcattatatggcggcaggttggctcccctgcgcgaatcgccgtagctgtacggcggccgctttcAGACCTATAGGAGGCGCATGTGTGCTGCCAGTGGTGATGCATGTGGCCGGCCACtagacccgcgatcgctccagagagagacagaacggggatctgtcaatgtaaacatacagatccccgttctgtcagggaagttgagagagagatctgctgttcctagtaatcaggaacagcaatctctctctaatCCCCGTCAGTACACTGTCCCCACCATtagaagcacctccctaggacacagttaactacttgatcgccccctggtgttaaccccttccctgccagtgacatttatacagtagtcagtggctatttttagctctgatctctgtataaatgtcattggtcccacaaaagtgtccgatctgtccactgcaatgtcgcagtcccgctaaaaatcgctgatcaccgcaattactagtaaaaaaaaaaaaaatttataataaaaatgccatgaatataTCCCCtaatttttagacgctataaccaatcaatatacgcttattgcaattttttttttttttttagaaaaaatatgtacaagaatacatattggcctaaactaataaagaaattttgtttttttttaatttattttttggatatttattatagaaaaaagtaaaaatttgtttttcaaaattgtcacagtttttttgtttatagcgcaaaaaacaaaaaccgcagaggtgatcaaatcccatcaaaagaaagctctatttgtgggaaaaaacaaggatgtcaattgtggttgggtacagcgttgcacgaccgtcaCTTAAAATtttgcagtgctgtatcgcaaaaaaatggcttcTGGGGTTGAAGTAGTTAAACAGCACCTCTTGTTTCAGGACCCACCCCTGTCCTTTGGACATTGGTAAAGTGTGTGTTCACCTCCTGTCATCAAGATCATCCTGCTTTTTGGCAGTCTGTGTGTAACTGACTAATTTGAATGTACCCAGCTCAGTCACAGCTAAAGTCATTTAGCTGTCAAGGCATCTGCATGCTACTGAACTTGCTTGCTCAGCTTGGAGTGTTGGAAATGTAAAATATTTCTTAGTCATCTgtgaaaaaataacattaaaacagtacttttttttttttttttgtagtgcttGGTgtaaaacaattatatattttaacGCCTATACTTGATTAATGATTTCGTGTTTATCACTCTTAGCATGACTTATTCTTGCACAATTATCAGCGATAACCTGTAGAGCTAATAGTCCTGCTGGTACAGTTAGCAGATGGTCCTGTCTGCGTCTGTCTCCTGTTGGTGGATCCAGTTTCCCTGAGCCTGCCAGCAGCTATTCTGGGCAGAGAGGTGAGGCGGTGTGTGTGTTATAAGCACTTTATATGCTGGTGCACAAGCCAATATAGAAGGGTTGTAACCGCCCTATACAATGTAACATCAAAGGGATGCAGTAGAGCCATTTGTAAGAACGCAGCCCAGGGTTTATAGGCCACAATTTATTCTTGCATAAAATACTATCATTTGTTGAATGGTTCAGTCTGTTTTATTATATGAGCTGTTAACTGTGGCTTGCTTGTCAAGTGCAGAGACAAAGTGATTATTGAAGGGCCCATTCCACACCTATGAGATTTAACATGCCAGACCATATACACAAGTTAGACATCATATTAGAGAGCTAAacctaagtctgttgtttttttaagcTGTTCTGCAGATGAGAAGAGCAGTTGAAACAAACCATTGAAAACTGATAGgcgtgcttacaatgattagctttttttatttatgtaaaacctttatcccaaaagaaacaaaactgtTCCTATAACAGCttagtaatggggcgtacacacggtcggacttttcggctacaaaagtccgacggacgctgacggaccaaatccgatcgtgtgtgggcttcactggaccttcagcggacttttccagtcgcaaatctgacggactttagatttggaacatgcttcaaatctttacgtcgtaactctgccggacccagaaatccgctcgtctgtatgctagtccgttggacaaaaacccaagctagggcagctattggctactggctatcaacttccttattttagtccggtgtacgtcatcacgtacgaatctgtcggacttttgtgtgatcgtatgtaggcaagtccgttcgttagaaagtccaccgcaagtccgccaaaagtccgtcgaaagtttgttggacgggctgtcggacttttgtagccgaaaagtccgaccgtgtgtacgccccataagtgttaggctagaccagggatatgcaattagcggacctccagctattgcaaaactacaagtcccatcatgcctctagcctccctggcggtatgattatttcggattttaggtgctgaaagcggtacaattatttttcatggaaatttggcgttttatattgtaggtctgtaaatcttaacaataacacacttaaatctgtccaaaccagagtctagtagatatcccgggtatgataaagtttgaaacacaaaaacataaattataatataataaataaaaataaataattaaaataaattaaaaaaaatagtaataaaataaatttccccacaattcactatcgctcaattctgcaagtgttctaatttactatcgctgttttctagctggtctaaagccacttttgacgtaaagggacactttttggttgctatggacaatctccagtttccaggcagaaagaacagtgtatatcatgtaaaactgcatgcagggcatgggccagagcactggggacaaaagggatgtgaaatcatttcatacagtactgtaatctgtaagattacagtactgtatgtgttatgattttgacagttttttgaatttgccgccaggctccgcccccgtgcgtcgcgccgctcgcagggaacggagcctggcacggagaggcttcggaggaggacggagccctcggacactgcgggggacatcgcaggatcccggggacaaggtaagtaacgccgccccaggatcctgcaatgcgatcccgagtgtggctcggggttaccgctaatggtactgaattttaaccccgagccacactcgggaaaaccgccagggaggctacaggcctctgggtgtcatgcttgtggctgtcagattctcgctatgcctcatgggacttgtagtttcacaacagctggaggtccactaattgcatatccctggactaggttcacatctatgtggttgaTGCGGATTTgaacacatgcttttttttttttttttttttagaggccctGCCTCTTAGTTCATTTAGCGGCAGGAGGCGATGGAGCTGTCAGTAAGTAACCGATTGGGGGCCTGGAAATGAATTGGAATGTGTAATTTGTAACATTGAGCTTTCAGCTGAGATACCAGAGGTTCTAGGATTCCCTACTCTGTTAAAATAATTATAATGATTTTATCAGTGTCTTTGCTAGAACAATTGTCCCGACTTCCTATAATCTGACACCCATTGAAGTGTGTGGTGGGGGGAGACAACAATAAAagcctgacaaaggttctaacccttctctgtTCTATCTAAACCTGGAAATGGGACTGAAGATGGGCTTTAAATGTCGTTGACAGCTCCTCCTTAGTTTGCCTTTTCTTTTGTTGTAAAAAGAAGACGACATTAAAAAGGCGTAAAATGGATACAAATTAATTTGATTGTCACATCGTTTTACACTTTCTATTTATGTTTGTTTGAAAAGATCTGTTTGTGTAACAGTGGAATAGTGCCCTGGCTCCGACTTCCCAGCTGTGAATGATAAAATATTAATATTGAGCGTACAAAGGGCAACTGTTGTTATTATATTAAATATGCATATTTCCTTCCACCGAAGCCACCGAAGCCTATGAGAAGCGCGGTCATGCAGAGGTGAGCCTGTAGTAAGTTAGTGGAAAGTATAAATTGGTAATAGCCAGGAGCTGATTGGCAGCGGGTGACTCATAGTTTTATTTCCCATTATGCCTTTTATCACAAACTTGCAGGAAAGTGCAACGCTATAAATAAATCGCATTGAGATTTATTATTTTGATGAAATATTTTATTATGGACAGAGTTTATGCTGCTTATTTAAAACTGGGGATGTCTTTCCCTTTATTTTGTCCTGCTGTGAAGCCCAGTGGTGAGTCCATACAGTTAATAATTCTCTTCTAGCATGTACCTACAGGTTTTACTTTTATTTAAGTCAGATAAAATTGGGACTAGTAAAACTTCTAgttctttttttttgccttccatTGGGGATATTTTTCTTCATTTCCTGACCTGGAGACCCActgaaaataaaaggaaatctctcaaagtgagggaaatctcccAGACATATTTCACATGGGTCCTGAGGCCCAAATACTATGAATGGGTCATTTTTTCCAGCATTTCTAGCATCCAGGAGCTTTGTTTGTGCatcctattgaagtctattaggATGCAATTGCTGTACATACACTGCTGCTCTTTCTACTGACTGGCGGGTGGATGAGCAGCTCTGAACTCAGACAGTGTGTTCCGGGCCGCTGTGTCCTAATAGACGtcaatgggctgcctgcatgcTGCACCGGGAAACTAGAGACACTGAAAAAAATTATAGTTTATGGTATACAAACCTCAGTGATCGTGTGAATGAAGCCTTGGACAGTTGTCACCTGAACTTTTGTTCCCTTTGGAAGGTTTTTTTCTCACCTTCTCTTCTGGTGACATACATATAGTTTTgcatttcccatttttttttctctcccagtgTTAGCCAGGAAACACaggagtctttaaaaaaaaaatgttggacaaATTTGACAAGCATTTGCTCAGCCCTGAGAAATTATTATCATGTTTTGActaatacagtgatttcctatgatcgttTGCTcaatctagtggtcataatgcagtattttttctgaCGTAACTCAATTAGAAGAAGCCTGCATTATGTCCACTAGTTGGAGCTGATCATCCTAGAAAATCACTGTGTTAGGCATCGTGCACACCGCTGCTCCTAAACTGATTTTCTTGgggcttttttgtgttttttttgcctaAGCCCCTGAACGCACCTCAATAAAAGCCTGTGTGTCGATGTCCATGTCCATGAATGAGGTCTTAAGAAAAGTACAGTCAGAATTCATCAGGGCAGGACAATTGCTTATCACATTTGTCCAACAAAGGTTTTATTAATGGACCCCTTTAGAGAGAATGAAAATCCCCAGCAGGGTCTGAGACATCAATTAAAAATGAAACCTCAACCAAGGGTTCTAACTCCTCTCCActaatccaaaactgaaaaaaagctgTGGTTCTGTAAAATGTCTCTTGTATGCCTTTAttgtttaaagtgaccctgtcaccacatACCAGATAAATCCCAGCCctgtaaaagtgtatatatatatatatatatatatatatatatatatatatatatatatatatatatatatattttttttttttgtgaccttgTGGTGACGGGATCACTTTAAGATCTCTGTTTCTTGTTCTTAGAGTGAATTGGGTGTGTTGCGCTAGAAGCTGGGGTAGTGTTGTACAAATCCATTAGAGGTGTTTGATAGTTTATAAAGTACATCCATTTTGGCAGAACACAGTAAATGCATGGCCAACATCTTTTACTAAGAAACTGCACAGAGTGATCATCTGTAGTTCAATATGGCCTCTGAGTTGCTCAATGCTTTATaccaggtgtctccaaacttttcaaacgaAGGGCCAGTcttctgtccttcagactttgggggggcagGATTGTGGCTGGTGGGGGTAGAAATTGTCCCGATCCCAGCATCAGTGATAATAAACATGGTCTCAGCCTTGATGgtcagcaggaggaggagtagtgccctatcattggtattagtgggaggaatagtaccccatcattggtatccctGGAGGaaactatgccccattgttggtttcagtgggaagaatagtgcctcatcattggtatcagtggcaggaattatgcaccACTttaggtgtcggtgggaggaatggtgcctcatatcattggaaggaatagtgccccaagggtctgattaaaggctagcaaagggcttcATCCGGCCCTcaggcagcagtttggagaccactgctttatacAATTGACCAGAGAAAATTTTTAAGGTCAGCTTCTCACTAAACACTTTGAAGTTGAAGGTCCAGCTCTTTGGCCAACTGTTCCAACCTTTGAAATCCTTGAGCCACATTCTCGATATCCACATCGAGTAAGACAACTGCTGTCTTTTTAGTAGTGGTCCCCTCTGTCTTTAACTGAATGGTGTAGTCATTTGTCAGTCGGAAAGTCTCTTGGGTGACATTGCTGATGGTGGCATATCTCTGAATCCCAGCCACTTGTAGAAAGACCTCCATCGTCATATTGTTTGTTTCTCCTTGGACATGTAAAACCTGGGAGAGGAAGGctataatttctttttcttgttctaGGGCATAACAGGTTAGTGCCTTTATCCCGTTTCTCTCATTATCTACAGTTTCTTCATTTTCGTTTTGATCGTTTATTGAAACTTTTTTCTGGCTCTCCAAGGTCTTTGAGTTTGATGTTTTTGAAGTCTGGTTTTTGCCTCCGACTGAGTTAAATTTTTGGGTCCTCAGATGACTTGTCTGCACTTTTCCTTTTGGGGGGTCTTGGCTGTTGTTCTGAGTACCCTTACCCACTATCAGTTTCCATTCTCGCCCCATCTTACTGAGCCACATTTCAGTGACCGCCAGATCATACAGGTCTGTGTCATAATAGTCCACTTGTTCTACCACTTTCCCTAACTGGACCGCACCCAGTGCTAGCATCTTCTCCTCACTGGTGTCCTTCACCCAGTATGTCTGCTGGATCTTCACAGTGTGGATGTTGTCGTTTTTCTGCTTGTTGGACATGCTTGTTCTATATTGTAAAAAGATGATATGAGAAGAATGAAGAGATGGACAAGTTACTTTAGTGAATTTAGACAAAAAAACTACATAGTGGCTAGAATGGCTTTCTCTTGAGTGTGTTTTTGGTCCATTGGGAACCTGGCCTCTGGGATTTACATACACCCCCCCACACCTTAATAGCATTGAATTAGCCCAATCCCTAATTTACTTGTTGCAGAATTAAAATGTTAAAGCACAGACATTCCAAGCTACCTCGAGCTTGGAAATCCATACTAGATAACCTTTCATTTAAGCTAAAACGATTTAACTACTATTAAAGTAGGGAAGGTTTAGAATAGAAaccttgtcaagtttttattgctctctggcCTGGGAACCTTAAATACTGAAAGTGATGGGAGAATCTAAGCAGCTGTCACCTGAAATAGGACTGGAGGGGGAGTCTACCAGTGGGGTTACCTGCTGTGATGACAAATGTCTATTTACTTCTTGTTTTGCCTCTGAGAGCAGAAAAAGCTcagtaatgggggcacagacagcagtataaACCTGACAAAGGATCAAAACCTTTACAACTCTTTAAAAAAAGGTTTATGCTGGATAtactttcaaaagattttattttaaTAAGAAGAAGCTGGTGAGATCACTAAGTGCCTCCAACACAGTGAATTTGCAGCCATGCACTAGGCTCCTCCACTATGACATGCTGATTGACACCATAGCTTACTGAAAATGTTTTCATCCATTATAGGAACAGTATTTTGTATGACCATTTCAAACGTAACCTTATCTAAACACTATagactgaaaatgctatttaatgcatttttaatattCAAGGCAAACGCGCTCATCCATCGACCaacatctccatgctttatttttctgagaaattacATTTCTAAGCCCCCCCCTGCATTTCTAGgtgtggtcatcttgagtaagaacAGAGgactcatgtagcatttacttcctggaatccatctgctcctATCTCAGGCATGCGGacaggagggtgtgtttagctgagaaggCCCCTCCTACAGATGAAAGGAAAAAGACATTCCCATGAAGACTCTTTGGATGTACATAATTTTGACCTAATTTTGACCTAGGGCCCAGGAAGCAATTAACcgacccggaagattttactcccttaccgaccagagaactttttgagattcagcactgcgtcggtttaactgacagttgcgcagccgtgcaacattgcacccaaacaaaattgatgtcattttttcccccacaaatagagctttcttttggtggtatttgatcacctctgtggtttttcttttttgcgctataaacaaaaaagagggacaattttgaaaaaaaaaaagcaatattttttactttttgttataataaatacccccccaaaatggcggacacatcagacacttttgacactatattttgggaccattgtcatttatacagcgatcagtgctataaaaatgcactgattactgtgtaaatgacactggcaggaaaagggttaaacactagggggtgatcaaggggttaagtgtgtcctagggagtgattctaactgtggggacgaTGGGcctccactcacatgacagcgatccctgctcccgatgacaggacttgtttgcatctccccattctgcggctccgtgacacgatcgccgggagaccggcggacattggGTCCGGCGGGCACGGTCACTCACTCTAGCCccacaaattaaaggggacgtacaggtacgcccatttgcccaccgctgccattgtcccgacgtatatcagcgtgcagcggttggcaagtggttaaagaaatgcaaaaaaacCCCATTTTTTAAACAGGATCttgtttactaaggctagcagcatatgGATTGGAAatagttaaagcagtagtaaactgctgaaaaacaaaacaaaaacctgcaagacaatggcataatgtgctattatgcattgCATACTATGACATCAGCGGCtgtatgcagggtgaatatctcctaaaccatgcaggtttaggagatattcattttacctacaggtaagtcttattataggcttatctgtaggtaaaaatcaccaagtgggcaatacaactgctttaaagcagatgtaaaccctcacatatacccaatgaagtgaacagcctcagatgatacacaaggatgaaacaaatctcccttcataagttttacatgcatatctgtcttcagctttatatattctttaaaaagtgcacatcttgttagagattttctcttcctgttcagcactgtgagtggattcttggcatacagccaagacagctgattgcaGGAAaggcccccctccacataggcagagacttgcagagctgtgctgtgacaaggtaAGCTCTCTGCTAATCCATTTATAGAAACCTCCCTCCACACAAATTCAGGCTGGTTTTTATCTTGGTTGacaaaaaacttgtcagaagttatcatgttcATAACTGAGCAATGAAACAGCAGAAAGAAActgcagaaagacacgggactttggagagagataagaaagcgCTAtggatatatgtgcttaggtcaaatttcataatTTCAGGTTTAgctcaggttcacactgatgcgggttagtTCAGCTGAACTCTTACGATTTCTAACCGGAAATGCAGtttgacttcgggggcgatttgacagacatctgtgcgggttcatgcaccgatgtctattcaaatcgcccccaaagttgccaaaagtagtacaggaactacttttgggaatcggtacgctattgcaaagtcggcgtcgcacctaTTCAGATGGTGCCATGGCCAGCAGTGGCCGCCGATTTGAACGTGGGCTAACATGCACTTTAATGTTTGTTTGAGAGAGTCAACTTTCGATTTAATGGACTTCCCATTTATTGGTTGCTCATAAAGTAAGAGCTTTTTTCTATACTTTCCTAAAAGCAATTTCTGTTCCCGTAGCCTAGACCACTAACTTAGTAATTATTTTGTGgttaataaattttttaaaaaatttctttttattgaaaatgttttcttttagtaGACAACAaacatacaataaacaaacaaaaaaaaaatgaccctagcACAATGCCAGGTCACACACAGACCAGCCGGCTATACTATATACCTGACTAACATAGGTACTTAACTAGTCCCAGCCCCcatacctccccctccctccccccaacaacCCATAACTCGGTTCACCCCCGCTTTGGACAGGACATTTCTCTAAGGTACATCTCCTGATACACCCAATGGTTACATCCAAATGTTTCAAACTATTTCACAGGTATTGCATAGCTATATGACCCTCAAATATTAGTAATCCTAAAGAACATAATTACCAAGTCATTGACACCCCCTGGGACAG
This window contains:
- the LOC141108273 gene encoding uncharacterized protein; translation: MSNKQKNDNIHTVKIQQTYWVKDTSEEKMLALGAVQLGKVVEQVDYYDTDLYDLAVTEMWLSKMGREWKLIVGKGTQNNSQDPPKGKVQTSHLRTQKFNSVGGKNQTSKTSNSKTLESQKKVSINDQNENEETVDNERNGIKALTCYALEQEKEIIAFLSQVLHVQGETNNMTMEVFLQVAGIQRYATISNVTQETFRLTNDYTIQLKTEGTTTKKTAVVLLDVDIENVAQGFQRLEQLAKELDLQLQSV